From Halobacteriovorax sp. GB3, a single genomic window includes:
- a CDS encoding cysteine desulfurase family protein, producing the protein MLYFDYAASTPLSENALRSLKNSFESDFANPHSAHKLSKNIAKKVEGIRCSFLDFLKAKDQYELYFLSSATEANNTVIKGLGLNSESKVIFSNSDHPSTVNPLGFIEKMTGAKLFEMPLCHDATIDFESLEKLVDEATKLVVITHVNNLSGSLQNILEIAALIKKKSPKCHVHVDGVQAFSKVEFSLKDSQIDSYSISAHKICGPKGIAALYLKKGVTLEPLLHGGNQEHGMRSSTLAYPLVEAFFSAAKDQFEKLNDAYIKAKELNLFLREELSKLHQNISYPFSLESTSPYILMIQFKGISSDILLRHLEMKDVYISSSSACSSKVKGLNPSYLALGIDSKFHKNILRLSFGMDTTKDEVESLINEFRSVINEIGMLIK; encoded by the coding sequence ATGTTGTATTTTGACTATGCGGCAAGCACACCTTTAAGTGAAAATGCCCTTAGATCATTGAAAAATTCTTTTGAAAGCGATTTTGCTAATCCTCATTCTGCGCATAAATTATCAAAGAATATTGCGAAAAAAGTTGAGGGGATTCGTTGTTCATTTTTGGATTTTCTTAAAGCAAAAGATCAATATGAACTCTATTTTCTTTCTTCTGCCACTGAAGCAAATAATACAGTCATTAAGGGATTGGGACTAAATAGCGAATCAAAAGTTATTTTCTCTAATTCTGATCATCCAAGTACCGTTAATCCACTAGGTTTTATTGAAAAAATGACTGGGGCAAAGCTTTTTGAAATGCCTCTATGTCATGATGCTACTATTGATTTTGAATCTCTAGAGAAGCTCGTTGATGAAGCTACAAAACTTGTCGTGATCACTCACGTTAACAATCTATCGGGATCGCTTCAAAATATTCTTGAGATTGCGGCCCTTATAAAAAAGAAATCACCGAAATGTCATGTCCATGTTGATGGTGTTCAGGCCTTCTCTAAAGTTGAATTTTCTCTAAAAGACTCTCAAATTGATTCATATTCAATTTCAGCTCATAAAATTTGTGGGCCTAAGGGGATTGCAGCTCTTTATTTAAAAAAGGGTGTAACTCTTGAGCCTCTCTTACATGGTGGAAATCAAGAACACGGTATGCGTTCATCGACATTGGCCTATCCTCTTGTTGAAGCTTTCTTTAGTGCTGCCAAGGATCAATTTGAAAAATTAAATGATGCTTATATAAAGGCAAAAGAATTGAATCTTTTCTTGCGAGAAGAACTCTCTAAACTTCATCAGAATATCTCTTATCCATTCTCTCTTGAATCAACGAGCCCTTATATTTTAATGATTCAATTTAAAGGAATTTCCAGTGATATTCTCCTTAGGCACCTTGAAATGAAAGACGTTTATATCTCTTCATCTTCTGCCTGTTCATCAAAGGTTAAGGGGTTGAATCCTAGCTATTTGGCGCTTGGGATCGATAGTAAATTTCACAAAAATATTTTGAGACTATCATTTGGTATGGATACTACCAAAGATGAAGTCGAATCACTTATCAATGAATTTAGAAGCGTTATCAATGAAATTGGAATGCTCATTAAGTAA
- the thiI gene encoding tRNA uracil 4-sulfurtransferase ThiI, with protein MYTTIVLNVDELWLKGKNRPHYFSAMKKHLKFLFKNLHEAPVTIRNEQQRLVARSEVAFGEEIIDALKKVPGLSSFSPVVSVALDQEAILPAVEKELKKMGLEKKTFKVQSKRINKRFSTPSMELNRFVAGHVLRNFEHFKVDVHKPDFYIDIKVMPNSIYISTQTIKCPGGLPVGTSGRLVTMISGGFDSPVASYMMSKRGASQDFIFFYAYPYVGEEVKEKILDMCKVLSCFQNGCRLYVVPFGEVQNHISKVCREEYRTLLFRKYMIDIANLLADRNGAQAILTGDALGQVSSQTIDNMSALDKSSDRLIMRPLVGFNKLEIIETARKIGTHDISIIPHDDACSLFAPKHPIIRPQLKYWDAFLAENDVNELLTKALDDAEVYKFNNVGEIKFHNVE; from the coding sequence ATGTATACAACAATTGTTTTAAATGTCGATGAGCTCTGGCTTAAAGGAAAAAATAGACCTCACTACTTTAGTGCTATGAAAAAGCATTTGAAGTTCTTGTTTAAAAATTTACATGAAGCTCCTGTTACAATCAGAAATGAGCAGCAACGACTTGTCGCAAGATCTGAAGTTGCGTTTGGCGAAGAGATAATTGATGCACTTAAAAAAGTTCCTGGATTAAGTTCCTTTTCTCCAGTTGTAAGTGTGGCCCTTGATCAAGAGGCGATTCTTCCTGCTGTAGAAAAAGAATTGAAGAAAATGGGTCTTGAAAAGAAGACGTTTAAAGTTCAATCAAAGAGAATTAACAAGCGTTTTTCAACTCCATCGATGGAGCTTAACCGCTTTGTTGCTGGCCATGTTTTAAGAAATTTTGAACACTTTAAGGTCGATGTACATAAACCTGATTTCTATATTGATATCAAAGTAATGCCGAACTCAATCTATATTTCAACTCAGACAATTAAGTGCCCTGGTGGACTACCTGTTGGAACAAGTGGTCGTCTTGTAACGATGATCTCTGGTGGGTTTGATTCACCTGTAGCCAGTTACATGATGTCAAAAAGGGGAGCTTCACAAGATTTTATCTTTTTCTATGCCTATCCTTATGTTGGTGAAGAAGTAAAAGAGAAGATTCTAGATATGTGTAAAGTTCTTTCATGTTTTCAAAATGGATGCCGTCTGTATGTCGTTCCGTTTGGAGAAGTTCAAAATCATATTTCAAAAGTCTGTCGAGAAGAGTACAGAACTCTACTTTTTAGAAAATATATGATCGATATTGCCAATTTGCTCGCTGATCGAAATGGCGCCCAGGCCATCTTAACTGGAGATGCTCTTGGTCAAGTATCGAGCCAGACAATTGATAATATGAGTGCACTTGATAAAAGTTCTGATCGCCTAATCATGAGACCTTTAGTTGGATTTAATAAATTAGAAATTATTGAAACGGCAAGAAAGATAGGAACTCATGATATCTCTATTATCCCTCACGATGATGCTTGTTCTTTATTTGCGCCAAAGCATCCTATCATTCGCCCGCAATTGAAGTACTGGGACGCATTTTTGGCAGAAAATGACGTTAACGAGCTTCTGACAAAGGCCCTTGATGATGCAGAAGTGTACAAATTTAACAACGTTGGAGAGATAAAGTTCCATAATGTTGAATAA
- a CDS encoding RDD family protein: protein MAEKKKKDSQDWSFEVETSDGAKSDDKTKTKKRVVASIKKPKELEPLTKKEKNIGLDYKSLPKRKTRSQMAREERARERQLNDRATPVRFTVRTTAFFIDLILTGLIVGGVYLYDSSLFKIPLKWLLQLPHEVRQIDQFHLAVAAMTLVAYHIVVIIPSILFAGSLGKKMKRIRICNFSERRAGFLQIALREYIKFFSIVSIIGVLILFTNRRKRTLHDLLSLTELLYN, encoded by the coding sequence ATGGCGGAGAAAAAGAAGAAAGACTCTCAAGACTGGAGTTTTGAGGTTGAGACTAGTGACGGGGCAAAATCTGATGACAAGACAAAGACTAAAAAAAGAGTCGTTGCCTCAATCAAAAAGCCTAAAGAATTAGAACCACTAACAAAAAAAGAAAAAAATATTGGACTCGATTATAAGAGTCTTCCTAAACGTAAAACTCGAAGTCAAATGGCCAGAGAAGAGCGTGCAAGGGAGAGGCAACTAAATGATCGTGCTACTCCTGTTCGCTTTACAGTTAGAACAACTGCTTTTTTTATTGATCTTATTTTAACTGGACTTATTGTTGGCGGAGTTTATCTCTACGATTCGTCTCTTTTTAAAATACCTCTTAAATGGTTACTTCAGCTTCCACATGAAGTTCGACAAATTGATCAATTTCATTTAGCAGTAGCGGCCATGACTTTAGTTGCGTATCATATCGTTGTTATCATCCCAAGTATTCTCTTTGCGGGAAGTTTGGGAAAAAAGATGAAGAGAATTCGTATTTGTAATTTCAGTGAAAGAAGAGCTGGATTTTTACAAATAGCTTTACGAGAATACATTAAGTTCTTTTCTATCGTATCAATCATAGGCGTTCTCATTCTCTTTACAAATAGAAGAAAGAGAACACTCCATGATTTATTATCTTTAACGGAATTACTCTACAATTAG
- a CDS encoding carboxy terminal-processing peptidase — protein sequence MKYFLITGMMLSLTYPSFAEQNKGPDLTPNPKKESFIGNMVKGALEQGHYRKLKVNDSVSVKAFEEYLKRIDYAKHFLTQADVKELRKYQYKMDDQMKSGDHVLLGKTIDLVTKRVKEAEKYREEYFKKGFDFSKDESLELDPEKREFVANAKEHKELWRKIFKQSVLTRYYTLAEDQIESQKEDKKDKKDKKKDKAKKKEKILTDAQLQEKAKELVNKKYKRYFERQLQENRTDYFEKFFNSIATIFDPHTVYLPPKRKEDFDIDISGQLEGIGAVLQEDDGYIKVVTIVPGGAAWRQKGLEVDDVILSVSEGEEGEPVDLVGMRVQDAVRYIRGKKDTEVRLTVRKADGARKVIPIIRDVVQVGESYAKSSVLKLKDSDYKVGYIHLPKFYRDFENNTVNCTNDVKNEVNRLKKQNVDAIILDLRNNGGGALIDATEMSGLFIKQGPIVQVKDSRGYTEIKKDTDPSVEYDGPMVVMVNRFSASASEILAGALQDYKRAVIVGGEYSHGKGTVQAIYNLNQGALVSFFGPVVGALKVTIQKFYRVNGDSTQYKGVTPDIILPDPYAYVENREQDLDYSLPWDKVQPLKYDTWKRFSYDLNTLSSNSQKRVSKDQWFSKLQKNIDYLTKRKNETNVTLNFDKFKSEEEKNKKIVEELKIEKEFKDLEVTNFEASLKAHEKINPGDEKHWKDDFKQRKDEWVSTLRKDIQLRETMSIVGDMLKGKSVKQYKLAADKSNK from the coding sequence ATGAAGTATTTTTTAATTACAGGGATGATGCTTTCTCTAACATACCCTTCTTTTGCAGAACAGAATAAGGGACCTGATTTAACGCCAAATCCTAAAAAAGAAAGTTTTATTGGGAATATGGTTAAAGGTGCACTAGAGCAGGGACATTACAGGAAATTAAAAGTTAACGACTCTGTTTCAGTAAAAGCTTTTGAAGAGTATCTAAAAAGAATTGATTACGCTAAGCACTTTCTTACTCAAGCAGATGTGAAAGAATTGAGAAAGTATCAGTATAAAATGGATGACCAGATGAAATCTGGAGATCACGTTCTTTTAGGTAAGACAATTGATCTTGTTACTAAAAGAGTGAAAGAAGCTGAGAAGTATAGAGAAGAGTATTTCAAAAAAGGTTTCGATTTTTCTAAGGATGAATCTCTAGAACTTGATCCAGAAAAAAGAGAATTTGTCGCAAACGCAAAAGAACATAAAGAACTTTGGAGAAAGATTTTTAAACAATCTGTCTTAACTCGTTATTACACATTGGCCGAAGATCAAATTGAATCTCAAAAAGAAGATAAGAAAGATAAAAAAGATAAGAAAAAAGATAAGGCAAAGAAGAAAGAGAAAATTTTAACTGATGCCCAACTTCAAGAAAAAGCAAAAGAGCTTGTAAACAAAAAATACAAAAGATACTTTGAAAGACAACTTCAGGAAAATAGAACGGACTATTTTGAAAAGTTCTTCAATTCAATCGCTACAATCTTTGACCCACATACAGTTTATCTACCACCAAAGAGAAAAGAAGACTTCGATATTGATATCTCTGGTCAATTAGAAGGTATTGGTGCTGTTCTTCAAGAAGATGATGGTTATATTAAAGTCGTAACAATCGTACCTGGTGGAGCTGCTTGGAGACAAAAAGGGCTTGAGGTTGATGATGTTATTCTAAGCGTTTCAGAAGGTGAAGAGGGGGAGCCCGTTGATCTTGTTGGAATGAGAGTACAGGATGCTGTTCGCTACATTAGAGGGAAAAAAGATACTGAAGTAAGATTAACTGTTAGAAAGGCCGACGGTGCGAGAAAGGTTATCCCTATTATTAGAGATGTCGTCCAAGTTGGTGAATCCTATGCGAAGTCTTCAGTTCTAAAGCTTAAAGATTCTGATTATAAAGTTGGATATATTCATCTTCCAAAGTTTTATAGAGACTTCGAAAATAATACGGTCAACTGTACGAATGATGTTAAGAATGAAGTGAATCGACTTAAAAAACAAAATGTTGATGCTATCATTCTCGACTTAAGAAATAACGGTGGTGGAGCACTTATTGATGCCACAGAAATGTCAGGTCTTTTCATTAAGCAAGGACCAATCGTTCAAGTTAAAGATAGTCGCGGTTACACAGAAATTAAAAAAGATACTGATCCATCTGTTGAGTATGATGGCCCAATGGTTGTTATGGTTAATAGATTTAGTGCCTCGGCCTCTGAGATTCTTGCAGGAGCTCTACAAGACTATAAAAGAGCCGTTATTGTTGGTGGGGAATATTCTCACGGTAAGGGAACTGTTCAGGCCATTTATAACTTAAACCAAGGTGCACTTGTTAGCTTCTTTGGTCCTGTTGTTGGGGCCTTAAAAGTGACAATTCAAAAGTTCTACCGAGTAAATGGTGATTCAACACAGTATAAAGGTGTAACTCCAGATATTATACTTCCAGACCCATATGCTTATGTAGAAAATAGAGAACAAGACCTTGATTACTCTCTACCATGGGATAAGGTACAGCCTTTAAAGTATGATACTTGGAAGAGATTTAGTTATGATCTAAATACACTAAGTTCAAACTCTCAAAAACGTGTTTCTAAAGATCAGTGGTTCAGTAAGCTACAGAAAAATATCGATTACTTAACGAAGAGAAAAAATGAAACAAATGTAACTCTTAATTTCGATAAATTTAAAAGTGAAGAAGAAAAGAATAAGAAAATTGTAGAGGAACTTAAAATTGAAAAAGAATTTAAAGACCTTGAAGTAACTAACTTTGAAGCTTCTTTAAAGGCCCATGAAAAAATTAATCCAGGTGATGAAAAGCACTGGAAAGATGACTTTAAACAACGTAAGGATGAATGGGTATCGACTTTAAGAAAAGATATTCAGCTAAGAGAGACGATGTCTATTGTAGGTGATATGCTTAAAGGTAAATCTGTTAAGCAGTATAAACTGGCTGCAGATAAGTCGAATAAGTAA
- a CDS encoding S41 family peptidase, producing MQGLGYFQHPTIHENSIIFQSDDDLWRLDLNERAYAYKITSGRGAMTSPHFSPNGKLVAFIATDLGQKNVYLMDSYGGEYAKVSNLFWPTILGWKNEKTLIVSSSHEHFTARERLIYELNIESLDLKRIDVGPAAAYAQNETGETLLGRNNGDPARWKRYRGGTAGTIWTSQAKSKGNRFKQILKSIKGNLASPKWWNNRILFISDHEGIGNIYSCTKDGRSIKRVTHHQDFYVRNFSIHGDRICYQCGADLYLHDLSTGADQLVEFEFKTTAIQGQERFENAYNYLQEYIINENADKLALTVRGQIHIIPPWGGAPIKLGKDNVRYKSPLWLKVEKAQKGKKKKKKEFETKLLAIRLENNTEGLSLFNLENMQEEEITLKEDWGIISDLSLSPDKKHICVVNNRNQIFSLDLKKRKLSLIDEGKSWPIAFSDVAWSPDSNYLVYPKPLKQGTEALMVYNFKKKELRQLITPVLGDGSPCFSPDGKYLYFHSMREFHPVECETHYDLSFPSASKVYALCLEPSTPPPMERYLNFEEEDDNEDQDDEDLTEETIIDFNGIENRIYALDLPMGGYIETKATDERLFILKKEAQTISPLMSAMETTSSALYTFDFKTKKFEKFHDDTHSFMLTDNGKYLLLESDDLRLVQTSSKPSDDQGYDKKNGWIDIQRINIKICPRREWRQMYQEAWLLQREHFWTPDMSKIDWEKIYKRYLPLLSKVNTRLEFSDLIWEMQGELGTSHCYEFSGDYNRRPPQFPNGHLGASFKFQRKDNSFEITSIHHGDSWNPFFSSPLAVSGVDLKIGDKIYAIDGEAFSNSQSLNFSLEGKPKTRITLYIKRKNKRTFENVIVETIPNPTLPLYRQWVNKNKEYVHKKTKGKIGYVHVPDMGIFGYSEFFRNYLSESNREGLIVDVRYNGGGSVSQLIFKMLNQQVIGFNTTRWYGHDNYPRNAVNGPMVCLTNEHAGSDGDIFSHSFKLKNLGKLVGKRTWGGVIGIWPRHYLNDNSLTSQPEFSFWFKDVGFNVENYGTDPDIEVEISPEDWAKETDSQLDKSIEVIMKEHKKTPPLRPDFKKKPNLKAPKLPTE from the coding sequence ATGCAAGGACTTGGCTACTTCCAACATCCAACTATTCACGAAAATTCAATCATTTTTCAATCAGATGACGACCTTTGGAGATTAGACCTCAACGAAAGGGCCTATGCCTATAAAATCACTTCAGGACGAGGAGCAATGACAAGTCCTCACTTTAGTCCAAATGGTAAACTTGTTGCATTTATAGCGACAGACTTGGGACAAAAGAATGTTTACCTCATGGACTCCTATGGAGGTGAATACGCCAAGGTATCCAATCTTTTTTGGCCTACGATTCTTGGATGGAAAAACGAGAAAACTTTAATCGTAAGTTCATCACATGAGCATTTCACGGCAAGAGAACGTCTCATCTATGAGCTCAATATTGAGTCGCTTGATTTAAAAAGAATTGATGTTGGCCCCGCTGCCGCTTATGCACAAAATGAAACAGGCGAAACTCTTCTTGGGAGAAATAATGGAGACCCAGCGAGATGGAAAAGATATCGAGGCGGAACTGCTGGAACAATCTGGACTTCTCAAGCTAAGAGCAAGGGTAATCGTTTTAAACAAATTTTAAAATCGATTAAAGGAAATTTAGCTTCTCCAAAGTGGTGGAATAATCGTATTCTCTTTATCTCTGATCACGAAGGGATTGGAAATATCTACTCTTGTACAAAAGATGGTCGCTCAATTAAGCGAGTGACCCATCACCAAGATTTCTATGTGAGAAACTTCTCTATTCACGGCGATAGAATTTGTTACCAATGCGGAGCAGATCTCTATCTTCATGATTTGTCGACAGGCGCCGATCAGCTTGTTGAATTTGAATTTAAAACAACGGCCATTCAAGGGCAAGAGCGATTTGAAAATGCATACAACTATCTTCAAGAATATATTATCAATGAAAATGCGGATAAATTAGCCCTCACTGTTCGAGGGCAGATACACATCATTCCTCCATGGGGAGGGGCTCCAATAAAACTTGGAAAGGATAATGTTCGCTACAAAAGCCCCCTTTGGCTGAAAGTAGAAAAGGCGCAAAAAGGAAAGAAGAAAAAGAAAAAAGAATTCGAAACAAAGCTCCTTGCGATTCGTCTAGAAAACAACACTGAAGGTCTCTCACTATTTAATTTAGAAAATATGCAAGAAGAAGAGATCACTCTCAAAGAAGATTGGGGGATCATTAGCGATCTATCCCTCTCTCCAGATAAAAAGCATATCTGTGTAGTTAATAATAGAAATCAGATTTTCTCACTTGATCTTAAAAAGCGAAAACTTTCACTGATAGATGAAGGTAAATCGTGGCCAATTGCCTTCAGTGATGTTGCTTGGTCCCCAGATAGTAACTATCTTGTTTATCCAAAACCACTTAAACAAGGTACAGAGGCCCTCATGGTCTATAACTTCAAAAAGAAAGAGCTTAGGCAACTAATAACGCCAGTTCTTGGAGATGGTAGTCCTTGTTTTTCACCTGATGGAAAATATCTCTACTTCCACTCAATGAGAGAATTTCATCCAGTTGAATGTGAAACGCACTACGACCTCTCATTTCCAAGCGCAAGTAAAGTCTATGCTCTTTGTCTTGAGCCCTCTACTCCACCACCAATGGAGCGTTACTTAAACTTTGAAGAAGAAGATGATAATGAAGATCAAGATGATGAAGATTTAACTGAAGAGACAATCATTGACTTCAATGGCATCGAAAATAGAATTTATGCTCTCGATCTTCCTATGGGTGGATATATCGAGACAAAAGCAACTGATGAAAGACTCTTTATCTTAAAAAAAGAAGCACAGACCATCTCACCTCTTATGTCGGCGATGGAGACAACGAGTAGCGCTCTTTATACTTTTGACTTCAAAACAAAGAAATTTGAAAAGTTTCATGACGATACACATAGCTTTATGCTCACTGACAACGGAAAGTATCTTCTCTTAGAAAGTGATGACTTGCGATTAGTTCAAACATCATCAAAGCCTTCTGATGATCAAGGCTATGATAAGAAGAATGGATGGATCGATATTCAAAGAATCAATATCAAAATATGCCCAAGACGAGAATGGCGACAAATGTATCAGGAAGCATGGCTCCTTCAAAGAGAGCACTTTTGGACGCCAGATATGTCAAAAATTGACTGGGAAAAAATTTATAAGAGATACCTTCCCCTACTTTCAAAGGTAAACACAAGGCTTGAATTTAGTGATCTCATCTGGGAGATGCAGGGAGAACTTGGAACGAGTCACTGTTATGAATTTAGCGGTGATTACAATAGAAGACCTCCTCAATTTCCAAATGGGCACCTTGGTGCTAGTTTCAAATTTCAAAGAAAAGATAACTCTTTTGAAATCACCTCAATCCATCATGGAGATTCATGGAATCCATTTTTTAGCTCCCCCCTCGCCGTTTCAGGAGTCGATTTGAAAATTGGTGACAAAATCTATGCTATTGATGGAGAAGCTTTTTCGAACTCACAAAGTTTAAACTTCTCACTAGAAGGAAAACCAAAAACGAGAATCACTCTTTATATTAAAAGAAAGAACAAGAGAACATTTGAAAATGTCATTGTTGAAACGATTCCCAATCCAACTCTCCCTCTCTATAGACAGTGGGTAAATAAGAACAAAGAATATGTTCACAAGAAAACCAAAGGAAAGATTGGCTATGTCCATGTTCCCGACATGGGGATTTTTGGCTACTCAGAGTTTTTTAGAAATTATCTTTCAGAGTCTAATCGCGAGGGATTGATTGTTGATGTTCGCTATAATGGCGGAGGATCAGTAAGTCAGTTAATTTTTAAAATGCTCAATCAGCAAGTCATCGGCTTCAATACGACAAGATGGTATGGGCATGACAACTATCCTAGAAACGCTGTAAATGGGCCAATGGTTTGTTTAACAAATGAGCACGCAGGTTCAGACGGAGATATTTTCTCTCATAGTTTTAAACTTAAGAACCTTGGTAAACTCGTTGGTAAGAGAACTTGGGGTGGTGTTATCGGTATTTGGCCTCGTCACTATCTCAATGATAATAGCTTAACATCTCAACCTGAATTTTCTTTTTGGTTTAAAGATGTAGGTTTTAACGTTGAGAACTACGGTACAGACCCTGATATTGAAGTTGAGATAAGTCCTGAAGATTGGGCAAAAGAGACTGATTCACAACTTGATAAATCGATTGAAGTCATTATGAAAGAGCATAAGAAAACCCCTCCTCTAAGGCCAGACTTTAAAAAGAAGCCAAACTTAAAGGCACCAAAACTGCCAACAGAATAA
- a CDS encoding sensor histidine kinase, translating to MNKRSIMDNPKQFKSLSFKVLVWILLTSSFLTTLFTCFSLYLDYRNEMNLMDLTIEQVRKSTVSSLGRSLWDINLEQVQAQVDGIMKINDVVAVVVYDEKGEKLIEEAKKYKTTFATKTRFNLTHLTSEGEKNLGELLIVLTQENLFDRLKTKVIFIFLTQGLKTLTISFIIILIINKFILGYLVKLSLFFKNYDLNSMEITELPDRGNPPDYYDELDMLHDSIEKMNVVVGEYNKKMREDIEKKDVELQKQKAYAENASRLASLGEMAGGIAHEINNPLMIISSSSDLIKRSLKNDQPDLDKIEAMNEKIKNTVRRVVEVIQGLKRIARNAESDTLNPTFVNEIVSNVTALCTEKFKSSGVQFDLDISNKQLQERVLCKEVQVGQVLINLLNNAFKEVQDQKNPWIKFQIEDRGDELEFSIMDSGRGIPQDIKEKIFDPFFTTRKQGEGTGLGLSVSSSLMSQQGSQLILDEECSNTRFYFRLKKIVVA from the coding sequence TTGAATAAGCGAAGTATCATGGATAATCCCAAGCAATTTAAAAGTTTGAGTTTTAAAGTCCTCGTCTGGATTCTTTTGACGAGTTCTTTTTTAACGACGCTCTTTACCTGTTTTTCTCTCTATCTTGACTATAGAAATGAGATGAACCTAATGGACCTAACGATTGAACAGGTTAGAAAGAGTACCGTTTCTTCTCTAGGACGATCTCTTTGGGATATTAACCTCGAGCAGGTTCAGGCCCAAGTTGATGGAATTATGAAAATTAATGACGTCGTTGCTGTGGTTGTCTATGACGAAAAAGGAGAAAAACTCATTGAAGAGGCCAAAAAGTATAAAACGACATTTGCCACAAAAACTCGATTCAACCTAACGCACTTAACAAGTGAAGGTGAAAAGAATTTAGGTGAGCTATTGATCGTCCTTACTCAAGAAAACCTCTTTGATCGATTAAAGACCAAAGTTATTTTCATCTTTCTAACTCAAGGGCTTAAAACCCTGACGATTTCTTTTATTATTATTTTAATTATTAATAAGTTTATTCTTGGATATCTGGTTAAGCTTTCACTCTTTTTTAAGAATTATGATCTGAACTCTATGGAGATTACAGAGCTTCCTGACCGTGGAAACCCACCAGATTATTATGACGAGCTTGATATGCTTCACGACTCTATTGAGAAGATGAATGTCGTTGTTGGTGAGTACAACAAAAAGATGCGTGAAGATATTGAAAAGAAGGACGTGGAACTTCAAAAGCAAAAGGCCTATGCCGAAAATGCGAGTCGACTAGCTTCTCTTGGTGAAATGGCCGGAGGGATTGCTCACGAAATTAATAATCCACTAATGATTATTTCAAGTTCTTCTGATCTAATTAAAAGAAGCTTGAAAAACGATCAGCCTGATCTCGACAAAATCGAGGCTATGAATGAGAAAATTAAAAACACCGTTCGTCGTGTCGTTGAAGTTATTCAGGGATTAAAAAGAATTGCACGCAATGCAGAGAGTGACACTCTCAATCCAACTTTTGTTAACGAGATCGTCAGCAATGTGACGGCACTTTGTACTGAGAAATTTAAAAGCTCTGGTGTTCAATTTGACCTTGATATTAGCAATAAGCAATTACAAGAAAGAGTTCTCTGTAAAGAGGTTCAAGTAGGACAAGTACTCATCAATCTCTTAAATAATGCCTTTAAAGAGGTCCAAGATCAAAAGAATCCTTGGATTAAATTTCAAATTGAAGATCGTGGAGATGAATTAGAATTCTCTATTATGGATAGTGGTCGAGGAATACCTCAGGATATTAAAGAGAAGATTTTTGATCCTTTCTTTACGACAAGAAAGCAAGGTGAGGGAACAGGGCTTGGACTTAGTGTTTCATCGAGTTTGATGAGTCAGCAAGGCTCTCAGCTAATCCTTGATGAAGAGTGTAGCAATACTCGATTCTACTTTAGACTTAAGAAAATCGTTGTAGCATAA